One genomic region from Streptomyces sp. Li-HN-5-11 encodes:
- a CDS encoding fumarylacetoacetate hydrolase family protein gives MKSAAAPPQFSGPFALGTFSAEGTTAFPGLVVPEGRALDLVSALGEPGLTTRSILERWDTLLPRLHGLARDTTHGWLPLEGLRVHAPVEPRQIFQSGANYRTHVIELAVAHEPEDGRPAEQVRAEIASMMDRRAAEGEPFALIGLPSSITGPYDDVVLPSWCEKPDWELELAAVIGAPAFRVTPDEALSHVAAYTIANDLTARDLVFRRDMPEIGTDWLRGKSAPGFTPLGPWLVPAAFAGDPSGLQVTLRLNGQVMQDDSTKDMIFDVARLVSYVSQVTTLLPGDLVLTGSPAGNGLHWGRLLRDGDVMEGCISGLGVQRNRCVAEVTR, from the coding sequence ATGAAATCCGCAGCCGCGCCCCCGCAGTTCTCCGGCCCGTTCGCCCTGGGCACCTTCTCCGCCGAGGGGACGACCGCCTTTCCCGGTCTGGTCGTCCCGGAGGGGCGGGCGCTGGACCTGGTCTCCGCCTTGGGCGAACCCGGCCTGACGACCCGTTCGATCCTGGAGCGCTGGGACACGCTCCTGCCGCGCCTGCACGGCCTCGCCCGCGACACCACACACGGGTGGCTGCCACTGGAGGGGCTGCGCGTGCATGCGCCGGTCGAGCCGCGGCAGATCTTCCAGTCCGGCGCCAACTACCGCACCCACGTGATCGAGCTGGCCGTGGCGCACGAACCGGAGGACGGGCGCCCTGCCGAGCAGGTACGGGCCGAGATCGCGTCGATGATGGACCGCCGCGCCGCCGAGGGCGAACCGTTCGCGCTCATCGGACTGCCGTCGTCGATCACCGGCCCGTACGACGACGTGGTGCTGCCGTCCTGGTGCGAGAAGCCGGACTGGGAACTGGAACTGGCCGCCGTCATCGGCGCCCCGGCCTTCCGCGTGACGCCGGACGAGGCACTCTCCCATGTGGCCGCGTACACCATCGCCAACGACCTGACGGCCCGCGACCTGGTGTTCCGCCGCGACATGCCCGAGATAGGCACCGACTGGCTGCGCGGCAAGAGCGCCCCCGGTTTCACCCCGCTGGGCCCTTGGCTGGTCCCCGCGGCCTTCGCCGGCGATCCGTCCGGCCTGCAGGTGACGCTGAGGCTCAACGGCCAGGTCATGCAGGACGATTCCACCAAGGACATGATCTTCGACGTGGCGCGGCTGGTGTCGTACGTCTCGCAGGTGACCACACTGCTGCCCGGCGACCTGGTGCTGACCGGCAGCCCTGCCGGCAACGGTCTGCACTGGGGGCG
- a CDS encoding fumarylacetoacetate hydrolase family protein yields MRFATYEHQGRRRCGVVDGASVHPFPEGIELLDLIRSGRPGDPPPTGPAVSLAEVRLLAPLQPPTVRDFVTFEEHVEGVRRGIGGVGGVPEAWYDAPTFYFTNPYAVIGPYDDVPVPPGSRVLDFELEVAVVIGRTGRDLTPEQARDHIAGYTLFNDWSARDLQAREMQVGLGPCKGKDTATSLGPYLVTPDEVEPCRDADGFLRLGLTAEVNGQVVGRDLLSNMSWTFEEMIAYASRGADVRPGDVLASGTCGNGGCLAELWGVRGEQSPPPLKPADTVTLTADHLGSLASTIVSGSEPVTVPRGRRRPRNRP; encoded by the coding sequence GTGCGTTTCGCCACCTACGAACACCAGGGCCGCCGTCGTTGCGGCGTCGTCGACGGCGCCTCGGTGCATCCCTTCCCCGAAGGCATCGAGCTGCTGGATCTGATCCGTTCCGGTCGTCCGGGGGATCCGCCGCCGACCGGCCCCGCTGTGTCGCTGGCGGAGGTGCGGCTGCTGGCGCCGCTGCAGCCGCCCACAGTGCGCGACTTCGTCACCTTCGAGGAGCACGTCGAGGGGGTGCGGCGCGGCATCGGCGGGGTCGGCGGCGTGCCCGAGGCGTGGTACGACGCCCCGACGTTCTACTTCACCAACCCCTACGCGGTGATCGGCCCGTACGACGACGTCCCGGTCCCCCCGGGCAGCCGGGTGCTGGACTTCGAGTTGGAGGTCGCCGTGGTCATCGGCCGCACCGGCCGCGACCTGACCCCCGAGCAGGCCCGCGACCACATCGCGGGGTACACGCTGTTCAACGACTGGTCCGCGCGCGACCTGCAGGCCCGCGAGATGCAGGTGGGCCTGGGCCCGTGCAAGGGCAAGGACACCGCGACCAGCCTCGGTCCCTACCTGGTGACCCCCGACGAGGTCGAGCCGTGCCGCGACGCGGACGGCTTCCTGCGGCTCGGTCTGACCGCCGAGGTCAACGGCCAGGTCGTCGGCAGGGACCTGCTGTCCAACATGAGCTGGACCTTCGAGGAGATGATCGCCTACGCCTCCCGCGGCGCCGACGTCCGCCCCGGCGACGTCCTCGCCTCGGGCACCTGCGGCAACGGCGGCTGCCTGGCCGAACTGTGGGGCGTGCGGGGTGAGCAGTCCCCGCCCCCGCTCAAGCCGGCGGACACCGTCACCCTCACCGCCGACCACCTGGGCAGCCTCGCCAGCACCATCGTGTCCGGAAGCGAGCCGGTCACGGTGCCACGCGGTCGCAGGCGTCCCCGCAACCGCCCCTGA
- a CDS encoding Lrp/AsnC family transcriptional regulator yields MPKTGPIDPIDARLLLELVRHPRATTSGLADQVGLSRNTAQARLLRMEQNATLDSFERRVRPEALGYPLTAFITTQVTQRRLDEVGAALAAIPQVLQVHGVSGPTDLLVHVVAADAEDLYRIAGRILAIPGVERTNTALVMRQLVDYRITPLLHRIVERS; encoded by the coding sequence ATGCCCAAGACCGGACCAATCGACCCCATCGACGCGCGCCTCCTGCTGGAACTCGTCAGACATCCCCGTGCGACCACCAGCGGACTGGCCGACCAGGTGGGCCTCTCGCGCAACACCGCCCAGGCCCGGCTGCTGCGGATGGAACAGAACGCGACCCTGGACTCCTTCGAACGCCGCGTCAGGCCCGAGGCACTCGGCTATCCGCTGACCGCATTCATCACCACCCAGGTGACCCAGCGCAGGCTGGACGAGGTCGGCGCCGCGCTCGCGGCCATCCCCCAGGTGCTCCAGGTGCACGGCGTCTCCGGCCCCACCGACCTGCTCGTCCATGTCGTCGCCGCCGACGCCGAGGACCTCTACCGCATCGCCGGCCGGATCCTCGCCATCCCCGGCGTCGAACGCACCAACACCGCCCTGGTCATGCGCCAGCTCGTCGATTACCGCATCACCCCGCTGCTCCACCGCATCGTCGAACGGTCATGA
- a CDS encoding transketolase-like TK C-terminal-containing protein produces the protein MSSPGTSLRQTLGEGAEPRGHEVLREIEDRVLWLATAVVHHANRVRPNPSGLKVGGHQASSASMVSIMTTLWFRHLRPEDRVSVKPHASPVLHAINHLLGRLDASYLTRLREFGGLQSYPSRAKDPDPVDYSTGSVGIGATAPIWGAVSRRYVETAFGGAGVGRQYSLVGDAELDEGAVWEAVLDPAVAELGEVVWIVDVNRQSLDRVVPGIAAGKLADMFAAAGWQVVTCKYGRLLEELFSRPGGAALRRRIDAMTNPEYQRLLRCDADDLRRRLPGEGPGAGEIAGLIGHLDDATLIDAIGNLGGHDIGALDQALHDIDDSRPTVIFAYTIKGYGLATRGHPQNHSALLTEAQMRLLAARVGADLDDPWRPLPTGSAAAALCAATAERLRRPQVPAQAPPALPADMGRTPSGTANTQAALGRVLLDLTREAPEAARRVVTVSPDVSTSTNLGGWVNKVGVWSAGERPDWFADDAETILHWRERPTGQHIELGIAEVNLVSLLGELGATWSRWGRPLLPIGVLYDPFVERALEPWSYGIYAGGQSILIGTPSGVTLAPEGGAHQSIKTPSIGLEQPGCISYEPAFVIDAEWTLLAALARLGRPDGTSAYLRLSTRPVDQGLAAVPADPAARERRRRQAVAGAYTLRRADRPAVTIAAMGATVPEAVAAAERLERLGIGTDVICVTSPDLLYRAVRARQGQEHAESWILDQVFPAERAAPLVTVLDGHPHTLAFLATVNRVPTASLGVTRFGQSGCLEDVHRHHGLDTDSIIRAALDLTDHREGPGT, from the coding sequence ATGAGCAGCCCAGGGACCAGTCTGCGGCAGACGCTGGGGGAAGGTGCTGAACCGCGTGGCCACGAGGTGCTCCGTGAGATCGAGGACCGGGTGCTGTGGCTGGCCACCGCGGTGGTGCACCACGCCAACCGGGTGCGCCCGAACCCGTCCGGGTTGAAGGTGGGCGGGCACCAGGCGTCGTCGGCGTCAATGGTGTCGATCATGACGACGCTGTGGTTCCGGCATCTGCGGCCCGAGGACCGGGTGTCGGTGAAACCGCACGCCTCGCCGGTGCTGCACGCGATCAACCACCTGCTGGGCCGGCTGGACGCCTCCTATCTGACCCGGTTGCGGGAGTTCGGCGGCTTGCAGAGCTACCCGAGCCGGGCCAAGGATCCCGACCCCGTGGACTACTCGACCGGGTCGGTCGGCATCGGCGCCACGGCCCCCATCTGGGGTGCGGTGTCCCGCCGTTACGTGGAGACCGCCTTCGGGGGAGCGGGCGTCGGCCGCCAGTACTCGCTGGTGGGGGACGCCGAGCTGGACGAGGGTGCGGTGTGGGAGGCGGTGCTGGATCCCGCCGTCGCCGAGCTGGGCGAGGTGGTGTGGATCGTCGATGTGAACCGGCAGTCACTGGACCGGGTGGTGCCGGGCATCGCGGCCGGCAAGCTGGCGGACATGTTCGCCGCGGCGGGCTGGCAGGTCGTCACCTGCAAGTACGGGCGGCTGCTGGAGGAGCTGTTCTCCCGCCCGGGCGGGGCCGCACTGCGCCGGCGCATCGACGCGATGACCAACCCCGAGTACCAGCGTCTGCTGCGCTGTGACGCCGACGATCTGCGGCGGCGGCTGCCCGGCGAAGGCCCCGGGGCGGGGGAGATCGCCGGCCTGATCGGGCACCTGGACGACGCCACGCTGATCGACGCGATCGGGAATCTGGGCGGCCACGACATCGGCGCGCTCGACCAGGCCCTGCACGACATCGACGACAGCAGGCCCACGGTCATCTTCGCCTACACGATCAAGGGGTACGGGCTGGCCACCCGCGGGCACCCGCAGAACCACTCGGCGCTGCTGACGGAGGCACAGATGCGCCTGCTGGCCGCGCGCGTCGGCGCCGACCTGGACGACCCGTGGCGGCCCCTCCCCACCGGCAGCGCGGCAGCGGCGTTGTGCGCGGCCACGGCGGAACGGTTGCGCAGGCCGCAGGTGCCGGCGCAGGCGCCCCCCGCGCTGCCGGCCGACATGGGCCGCACCCCCTCCGGCACCGCCAACACCCAGGCCGCCCTGGGCCGGGTACTGCTGGACCTGACCCGCGAGGCACCCGAGGCGGCTCGGCGCGTGGTCACGGTGAGCCCGGATGTGAGCACGTCCACGAACCTGGGCGGCTGGGTGAACAAGGTCGGGGTGTGGTCGGCGGGTGAACGCCCGGACTGGTTCGCGGACGACGCCGAGACCATCCTGCACTGGCGGGAGAGGCCGACCGGGCAGCACATCGAGCTGGGCATCGCCGAGGTGAACCTGGTGAGCCTGCTGGGAGAGCTGGGTGCCACGTGGAGCCGGTGGGGCCGGCCGCTGCTGCCCATCGGCGTGTTGTACGACCCGTTCGTCGAGCGGGCCCTGGAGCCGTGGTCGTACGGCATCTACGCGGGCGGCCAGTCCATCCTGATCGGAACCCCGTCGGGGGTGACGCTGGCTCCGGAGGGCGGTGCGCACCAGTCGATCAAGACACCGTCCATCGGGCTGGAGCAACCCGGGTGCATCAGCTACGAGCCCGCCTTCGTCATCGACGCCGAGTGGACCCTGCTGGCCGCCCTGGCCCGGCTGGGCCGGCCTGACGGCACGTCCGCCTACCTGCGGCTGTCCACCCGGCCGGTCGACCAGGGGCTGGCCGCGGTGCCCGCCGATCCCGCCGCGCGGGAGCGCCGTCGCCGCCAGGCGGTCGCGGGCGCGTACACGCTGCGGCGGGCGGACCGGCCGGCGGTCACCATCGCCGCGATGGGCGCCACGGTGCCCGAGGCGGTGGCCGCGGCCGAACGCCTGGAGCGCCTCGGCATCGGCACCGACGTCATCTGTGTGACCAGTCCCGACCTGCTGTACCGCGCGGTGCGGGCCCGGCAGGGACAGGAGCACGCCGAGTCGTGGATCCTGGACCAGGTCTTCCCCGCAGAGCGGGCTGCGCCGCTGGTCACCGTGCTGGACGGGCACCCGCACACGCTGGCGTTCCTGGCCACCGTCAACCGCGTGCCGACCGCCTCCCTGGGCGTGACCCGGTTCGGCCAGTCCGGATGCCTGGAAGACGTCCACCGCCACCACGGCCTGGACACCGACAGCATCATCCGCGCCGCACTCGACCTCACCGACCACCGGGAGGGCCCCGGCACGTGA
- a CDS encoding NAD(P)/FAD-dependent oxidoreductase encodes MMSPSPAGPGRVAVLGCGPAGMAAALSLAQSGHRVTLYERYPEARPAGNVLNLWPPPIKALGALGVDLHNFGAPCEAEFCDHKGRRRALIKIPAGTGGFLGMLRPELYERLFAALPPGILQVNREVVRFTQDERKVTLHFKDGSVEEADVLIGADGLHSVVRRTLWNDPVREHRLHVIAGHTFADDTGAIGGKCVLMHSRAVQGSWTAIRHQGRYGFQWWLLEACDPAAPAPEDLHAKARAMAQEFAAPLPRLVESTDPARLQHWVLRDRRPLRQWSKGRVTLVGDAAHPTSPYAAYGAGMAIEDGYFLGRALAGCDLSDPARVTGALRAYETPRVRYTARQSQTAYYCGRLFHHTPRVLRPLRDLVLDHTPFLQKVVGDSNPKVILSQLALIEDTPPALPS; translated from the coding sequence ATGATGAGTCCTTCCCCAGCCGGCCCAGGCCGCGTCGCCGTGCTCGGTTGCGGTCCCGCCGGCATGGCCGCCGCACTGTCGCTGGCCCAGTCGGGCCACCGGGTCACCCTGTACGAGCGCTACCCCGAGGCCCGTCCGGCGGGAAACGTCCTCAACCTGTGGCCGCCGCCGATCAAGGCGCTGGGCGCTCTGGGGGTGGATCTCCACAACTTCGGCGCCCCGTGCGAAGCGGAGTTCTGCGACCACAAGGGCCGGCGCCGGGCTCTGATCAAGATTCCGGCCGGCACCGGCGGGTTCCTCGGCATGCTCCGCCCGGAACTGTACGAACGGCTTTTCGCCGCCCTGCCGCCCGGCATACTCCAGGTCAACCGTGAGGTCGTCCGCTTCACCCAGGACGAGCGCAAGGTGACCCTGCATTTCAAGGACGGTTCCGTGGAAGAGGCCGATGTGCTCATCGGAGCCGACGGCCTGCACTCTGTTGTGCGCCGCACCCTCTGGAACGATCCCGTCCGCGAACACCGGCTGCACGTCATCGCAGGCCACACCTTCGCCGACGACACCGGCGCCATCGGCGGCAAGTGCGTCCTGATGCATTCGCGTGCCGTGCAGGGCTCCTGGACCGCCATCCGCCACCAGGGACGGTACGGCTTCCAGTGGTGGCTTCTGGAGGCCTGTGACCCCGCGGCTCCCGCCCCCGAGGACCTGCACGCCAAGGCCAGGGCGATGGCCCAGGAATTCGCTGCTCCGCTTCCCCGGCTCGTCGAGTCCACCGACCCCGCGCGCCTCCAGCACTGGGTGCTCCGCGACCGCCGCCCTCTGCGCCAGTGGTCGAAGGGGCGGGTCACCCTCGTCGGCGACGCCGCCCACCCCACGTCCCCCTACGCCGCGTACGGCGCCGGCATGGCGATCGAGGACGGTTACTTCCTCGGCCGTGCCCTGGCCGGCTGCGACCTCTCCGACCCGGCCCGGGTCACCGGGGCTCTCCGGGCCTACGAGACGCCCCGCGTCCGCTACACCGCACGCCAGTCGCAGACCGCCTACTACTGCGGCCGCCTGTTCCACCACACCCCTCGTGTCCTCCGGCCCCTCCGCGATCTGGTCCTCGATCACACTCCGTTCCTGCAGAAGGTGGTCGGGGACAGCAACCCGAAGGTCATCCTCAGCCAGCTCGCCCTGATCGAAGACACCCCGCCGGCCCTCCCGAGCTGA